The nucleotide window GTTACAGCGAGGAAACCTTTTTATGTAACAAGCAGATCCCTTCGGGGTgctttaccccccacccccacccccaatttcaGAAGATGCCGGGTGAGCAGACAAAGAGGCCCGGGGTGGGGCGAAGGCCTCGGCGGACCCCGAAGCTGAGTCACAGGAATCGCGCCCTGCGTGGGGCGAGGCCCTCCGGCGCGGCCACCGCACCCTCGCTCGGGGTTGCCCGCACCGCACAAAGCCAGCTTCGCAGTAAAggaacaaccccccccccccccgcccggtcCCACCCAGACCCTCGGTTatcccgccccggccccccgagAGCAGGTTCGCGCGGCTGTTGCCCAAACCCGTTCGGACACCCTCAACCTCGAAGGGGGCAACGCCtggggcggggagcgcggggggtGCTGGGCCCCCTTTAGTTTTCCGCCGTCGTTGCGGTTCGGGCGCCCTGGAGCACGCGGGGCGCGAGTCCCCCAAGCGCCGGGCGGGCCCCCGGGCGCCGGGGCGGGGACGCGGCGCGGAGGAGTGCAGCGGGCCCGCGGTGACGTCACCTCATTTGCATAGGGGCGCGCATATAAGGGCGCGGGCTCGCCCCAGCCGGCATTCGGCAGCGACCGCAGCGCAGACCggatccctctcctctctccagctcGCTCGTGCGCCGCGCTCCGGTGAGCCCCggggccccttccctccctctttccctcccgcCCGCGGTCCCTTCCCGCCCGGCGCCCGAGCTCGCCCCCGTCCGGGGGCAGCCCTGCAGCCGAGCCCCAAGGGTCCTCCCGGGGGAGCCTGCCTGGGGGTCTTAGGGATACCAAACCCTTCCAGATGCTGGGGGACGAGGTCGGGAAGGCGAGGATTTTAAAGCCCAAAGCCTCCCAAACCGGGCGTTGGTCGTGCACCTTCGAGGGGGggtcttcccccccccccgcccggggcgTTCTGCATCGCCTCTTGGGCGCTGATGAATCCGGAACAGAAAGCTCCTTTGTTCGCGCTCCCACCCACCCGAGCCCGGAGCTTCAACAATGACATTTTTCCCGTAGCCTCTGCTGGCTCCTCGGGCTCGGTCTAGGTTTAAGGTGGCTGGGCTTAAATGGGGGGGGAAACGGCCAGCCAGCCCTCCTTGCAGGGGCCCGGGCCgctgtggggcggggggcggcttTGTGTGCGGCGGCTGCATTGTTGAGCGCGACGAGCGGCGGCAGGGCGGTGGCCGGGGCGCCGCAGCAGCTGCCGCCTTTGTGAGCGGAGGAGAGCGGCGCGGCCCGCGTCTCCACGGACagcccgcccgcggccccggggaGCCCCTGCAGCCTCGGCTGCGCGCTCACGATTTTTTGCTCGGCCCCACCTTGAGCTGGCCTCGCTGTTTGCCGCTCCCAGCCGGATTGCTGCCGTTCCTGGGCATCGCAATCCCCGGTGGTCCGTCTCCGTTTTCCGAAAGTGCGATCCCCCCGGCTCGGCCCCCCGCATTTGGGAATAATGAAGGGGGGTCTTTTTTGTGTAGACGGGGGAAGAGCCTGAGCCTTGAATGAAAGcggaaggaggcagaggtggggttTCAGGCAGGAGATGCGAGGGCAAAAGCGCATTTCAGAGCCAAGAGACCTGGGTGGGTCGCTGGCTCGATCTCACCCGCCTTGGCTTTGTATATGCAGCTTCCTCTGCAACCATGTCTGACAAACCCGATATGGCTGAGATTGAGAAATTCGATAAGTcgaaattgaagaagacagaaacGCAAGAGAAAAATCCACTGCCTTCGAAAGAAAGtaagcccccccccacccccttgagAAAAGGCTGGGcgggagggaggatgggaggggcggggggcggccccagggagggcggggggggagggaggggctgacCGTTCTTAGGGTGAATGTGGCCTGGAAAGGtcaattaaaaattgttttgcaaGCAACAAACGGGGCTTTGATAATCTTAATAATGGTATGCTTGATGTGCCCTATTAATATGCAATATAATGTGTTAAAATCTTATATTAATGTACCTATTTTCATGGTGAGGCCACTTGATAACTGGTGGATGTTTATGATCCCGGGAGATAAGCGTAAACGAAAGTACAATAATCTTCCACTAGGCTGTACTGAGCCCGCCTAATGAGctctctccatcttttttctcttttttttttttttttttttttctgtcacagcGATTGAacaggagaagcaagcaggcGAATCGTAATGAGGCGTGCGCCGCCAATATGCACTGTACATTCCACAAGCATTGCcttcttattttacttcttttagctgtttaactttgtaagatgCAAAGCGGTTGGATCAAGTTTAAATGACTGTGCTGCCCCTTTTCACATCAAAGAATGGAGAACTACTGACAACGAAGGCGCCTGCCTTTCCCATCTGCCTGTCTGGCTGGctggcagggaaggaaaagaacttgCATGTTGGTGAAGGAAGAAGCTGGGTGGGAGGACAGTGAGATCTAGAGTAAAAAACCAAGCTGGCCCAAGGTATCTTGCAGGCTGTTAAAATGCAGTTTAATCAGAATGCCATTTTTTTgttcaaatgattttaattattggaatgcacaatttttttaatatgcaaataaagttttaaaacgtGACTTTGGTGTGACTGATGTCTGGAAAAAGCGGCTTAATGGTAAACTGGCAACCATTGCAAGAGGCCCAAGGGGTCTCACTGGGGGGAGGGTATAAACAGAGGCCCAAGGGGTCTCACTGGGGGAAGGGTATAGGCTTCGGAGGGGGGAGGTAGAAAGGAGTTTACTCCGGAGGTGGGGGGTAGAAAGGAGTAGGCTATGAAATCCTCTTGTATTAGGTGATCATTAGGAGATTGGAAGGTTATTTTGAGGGGCTGCCTGAGTTCCTAGTAGGAGCATAAAAAGTGATAGAATTCTTGAGTTTTTGCCTTCCATAGGGTTTGATAAGCCAACACTGAATTTATGGCGTCTGATATTAAACCCGAAGGTGGTGGCAATTCACAGCACAGTATTTAAGGGGTGTCCAATGAACTCCATTATTTAGCCAGTTGATCAGCGTTGACACAAGACTTCCAGCAGTTCGTCTAAggggaaaataacatttttaacagCTGCTTAAAAAAACGGCAAGGAAAAGTTCCAAGGATCTGCTTCCTCAGTCTAATGGCTGGTTCCAATAttcaaaagtgatttttataaGATCACTGCATTTGGGATTAATGAATTAGGTTTTTTAAATTGTCCTCAATTTGGATAATGGGCAAAATCTTACGATTTAAAAGGCATTGGGACTAGGATGAAATCTACAGAATTTATGCTAAATTTACATAACGTAGGACTTAATTGGTACTTCTTGAGGGTTTGCCTTTCTTAAGGCCTGGTAACTTCGCATGAAGTCCTTTTAAATGGTGGGTAAAAGCCAAGCCCTTTTGGGACATTAATGTACAAAAAGAGGCAAATGAATTCTCaggtttttaaagtaaaaggGATGTCGTTCTTAAAGGTTCTTTAATGGGCACCTCTGTTCAGTAAGAAAGGGTGCAGAtgtctttaaaaatctgtatccATTGTCTCTCAGGATGACTTGTTCAGGTACCTCAGCAAAGCTAGGATTTAGAATGCAAAGGTCCAGGAGGTCAACCCCCACCCCAAGACTGAAGAAAAGACCCCTTGTGAAGGAGAGGGTGGAGGGCAAATTGTTGATTAGTATTAAACCggttgatttcatttcctttgctcaACACTTATTTTGAGAAATGCACAGGAAACCATTTACCTGTGGTTTAGACAATCGAGCAGACCCATCAGCTAGAAGCAGATCTGCGTCGAGAGGGAAGGGCCTTGTGCCTGCGGCTGCAAAGCCCGCTGTGGGGGGAGCCCGGAGGTCTGGGAGCTCAAGATGGAGctggccctcccaccccactATTTCTTTTCCCTCCTGCAAGGAAGGGTGTGGGCCAAATGAAAATGCCCGAGGCCCAGAGATAAGCCAAGCCCACACGGGTTTTTGCTGAGTACATTTTCCAAACAATGCAGAGATGAAATCGGATTTGAAGAAATCAACCCTGCTGCACGGTCTccagttcaaaaaataaaaatgagcattaAGGGGAAAGGGATGGTTCATAAAATGCTGAAGGAGAAGACCTTCCCGTGCTGGGAAGACAAAGCTGAAACACAGCtcggggagggggagtggggaagaaaagcagaaagtaaatgaaaaatctgGCAATGATTGAGTTTGGGCTGAGTGGTGTGTGGGAGGGGGAAATGCAGAAGCTCTGCGCACATCACACTGTGCATTTAACTGCTGCAcgggggggctggggtgggggcaggcgccttttttttttttttttttttttttttttgtaatttgttgagtgcattcttttttcttcccaagaGAGGATCTTCCCAGAAGGGCCTGGGGGTATTTATGAATCCATATGAGAATTTATACTGCTCTTGGGAGCTTGGGGTGGACAGTCTTTCTTGCAGACACCAAGGGGACTGGAGGTTCCCCACTGGAATGAGCGACTGCTCCAACTGAAGGAGACCCTAAGCCACCGCATCTGggaccctctcccctcccccaggaggaaACAGGCCAAGGTTGCTTATGTAAGAGCCAAGGGTCACACGGTCCTGTGTGGGACTTCTGCAAATTTTGAATTGATCAAGCCgaataaagcaaaaatagagGAAGTGAAAAGAGGCTCACCAGAGGACTCTAGGGACAGAACCTTACTGATTTCCAAACCTCACAAATTCCTCAACCATCGCAGCCCCATGCTCAGTCTTCCACTGCATGGAATCTGAAAGCTACTTTATTCTCTCAGGAGCACAACACAGCTTTTGGGCTGCATGCAACGACTGCATGTGCGTTGagagggtggggtggtggggaggcatGCAAAGTCTGAAACACAGAGCCCCCCTCTTCTGTACGGGGCCTCTTCCGTCCCTGACCATCATTGCATCCTCCCCACGCCCTTGTGAGCTAGATATTGTCTCCTTCCAATGCACTGGGAAGATCTATTTATTTCCCTAAAGATGCATCTAACTGCTTAAGATGCAAAAAACAATTTTCTACCCTTTTTAAACGTATGGAGCCAATTTTGTGCTTACTAGAGAGAACAGGAAATTTTGGAAGCGACATTTTGgaaaaccacaacaacaacaacaaacaaacccaacCCACACCCAAAACTCGGACCCTTCTTAGTTTAAGATTGTAAATCgaaaacattatttcataattgcAAACACTTAGCACCTGATTTACTGTAGTAGCCTTCACTGACCTAGCAAGAGACtaagaaaaaaaccctctccagctgccctccaccccatatctttcacttttaaaaatgccttcCTGTGCAATCTAAGAGAATCGAGAAGAAACTATATCACAAATTTAAGACACAGATGTGCAATGAAGTGAGCTAAGAAGAAAACGTTTCtaaagcttatatttttaaaaaaattttttaaataaaaataaaaaaaattttaaaaaaagaaagcttatatTTACCTGGCTGGTTTTTCCCCTCGATACTTGTACCATAGCCTCCTATCTCTGTAGTCATACAGTTGTGCTAGTTGTGCTACCTCGACTCTTGGCTTCTGAGACTTTTGTGGGCAGAATGTGTGTGGCCCTACATTCTACTCATGTGCTTTCCCTTCTATGTCCGACAGGACCTTGCCTGGTAATGGGCAATCTTACGGCTTCAGTATACACTTTGCTCCTCTTAATTGATGGAGAGTTCATGCAACGTGATTGTTTGGGGCCTACCTTTGAATATGTGAATGTCATATTAAATAGTACAATTTTAATATagtacaattttaaatatatatatagtacattttaaatatatatataatgactttgaagtggtattttatttattttttaaaagatatttatttatttatttatttatttatttatttatttatttatttatttcagagagagcgagagcgcacaagcagggggagcggcagagggagaaacaagctcccccctgagcagggagcccaaatgatgcagggctccatcccaggaccccaggatcaaaacctgagctgaaggcagatgcttaaccgagtgagccacccaggtgcccctgaagtggTGTTTTAATCGTTACACAGATAATAGTAATCATTGCTACTGATAATTACACAAATGGTTGTCGGTGGCCAATGGCCAAAGAAAGCCATAACTTAGAAGCAGTCGTACCAAATTCCattgaatgttttttctttttctgtgacagTCACAGACTAGGATGGCCAGCCAAGTGCCTTGGCATTGATTCCATATAATAAGCCTCATTACACTTCTCCTTCGCCtcgtatatgtatttttaaaaaatattttttaatgaaggagATTATAGGGACATTTTCCTCAATACTTATCGCTAATACCCACCTAAATGTAATGAAATTCACAGATAATGTGGAATCTCCACTTGTAAAAACCTAagaattatttaacaaatatatttaaagagctTTGAGTGCTAATTTGCCACTGTCCTTGGTTGTGCAGATTTTGAATCAACACTTAGAGCCAACTGCGTACTATTAAGCCAGAGCACTGGGTCATTAGTTCGCCccaccaatatttattgaatgtccaATACATGCTGggtatttattcttattattattattattttatttgttacagAGATAGTCATAAGTAAGACACAGTCCCTGCTCTCATGTGTGCTTTCTTGGCTACAGATGTCCTTTTCATCTAAATCTGAGtagaaaatgctaagaaaatattACTATTCATTTTTAGGGTGCAGAACCTAAgagctttgaaatttttttcattaaaaaaatacatacatacattttatttatttattttaaaagattttatttatttattttaagattttatttatttatttattttaagattttatttatttatttatttattatgagagacacagatagagagagagaggcagagacacagggagaggagaagcaggctccatgcagggagcctgacatgggactcgatcccgggactcc belongs to Canis lupus familiaris isolate Mischka breed German Shepherd chromosome X, alternate assembly UU_Cfam_GSD_1.0, whole genome shotgun sequence and includes:
- the TMSB4X gene encoding thymosin beta-4; amino-acid sequence: MSDKPDMAEIEKFDKSKLKKTETQEKNPLPSKETIEQEKQAGES